The following are from one region of the Strix uralensis isolate ZFMK-TIS-50842 chromosome 4, bStrUra1, whole genome shotgun sequence genome:
- the RASSF6 gene encoding ras association domain-containing protein 6: MKKVTMKAQHLPSVSINEEKFITREQLTSLLKTYNSYYSDQENLQLSHNQQEGSRIFIEGILSIFWGVRHPIRLKIQDEKQIPSFVTLKTTENVGLFPSKRGMTRWGEFDDLHHISGETLKSTEEKPNLEKSYSCYESRTLKSASEQEHDCATLPRAVSNTAAVRKRTKFPMVARTEGETHRFSINGHFYNYETSVFTPAFGSETKIRINSQMRTREVIEQLLRKFKIENSPHEFALYIIHASGEKKQLRSRDIPLLHRLLQGPSEKIAKFFLMDRDVEEVSSDVAQYIQFHLPFLESILHRINEEEQQEIQQTIARYVKERSMICQHLHSRTVKKTETTV; encoded by the exons ATGAAGAAAGTGACTATGAAAGCACAGCATCTACCTTCTGTTTCCATCAATGAAGAGAAGTTCATAACcag AGAGCAGCTCACTTCTCTTCTGAAGACTTATAACTCTTACTATTCTGATCAAGAAAACCTGCAACTGTCACATAATCAG caagAAGGAAGCAGAATATTTATTGAAGGAATCTTGTCAATATTCTGGGGAGTCCGACATCCTATCCGATTAAAAATTCAGGATGAGAAGCAGATACCCTCTTTTGTCACCCTGAAGACAACAGAGAACGTGGGTTTGTTCCCTAGTAAAAG GGGAATGACACGCTGGGGAGAGTTTGATGACCTACATCATATTAGCGGGGAGACATTGAAATCTACTGAAGAAAAGCCAAACCTTGAGAAAA GTTATTCATGTTACGAAAGCCGCACTCTGAAGTCCGCGAGCGAGCAGGAACATGACTGTGCTACCCTGCCCAGGGCTGTCAGCAATACTGCAGCTGTGCGGAAGAGGACCAAGTTCCCCATGGTAGCGAGGACAGAAGGAGAAACTCACAGGTTTTCAATTAATGGCCACTTCTACAACTACGAG ACATCAGTTTTTACTCCAGCTTTTGGATCAGAAACCAAAATAAGAATAAACAGTCAGATGAGAACAAGAGAAGTAATAGAACAATTGCTTCGAAAGTTTAAG ATAGAAAACAGCCCACATGAATTTGCACTTTATATTATCCATGCGTCCGGAG aaaagaagcagctgaggagTAGAGACATTCCCTTACTACACAGACTCTTGCAGGGGCCCTCGGAGAAGATTGCCAAGTTTTTTCTCATGGACAGAGATGTGGAAGAGGTTAGCAGTGAT GTTGCTCAGTATATTCAATTTCATCTTCCCTTTTTGGAATCGATTCTGCACAGAATAAATGAAGAAGAACAACAGGAGATTCAACAGACAATTGCAAG GTATGTGAAAGAGAGGAGCATGATATGCCAGCACCTTCACAGTCGAACTGTTAAAAAAACAGAGACTACTGTTTGA